The segment CGACGCTGTCGACCGTTCCGACGATTCTTGGCGCGAATCCCGCCGCGCGGGCGGCGTCGCGCAGCAGTTCCGCGCGGCCGGGAAAACCGGCCTCGTCCCACGCGATCCAATCCGCGTCGCGCAGATCCGCGAGCGCCAGCAGGCGTCGCTTCGCCAGGGGATGATCGGCGGCGAGCGCGAGCTGCATCTCGAGCGTGCAGAGCGGCTGCGTCGCAAACTCGCGCTGCAGCGCCCGCGTGACTGTTCCGATCAGCGCGATGTCCAGCTCCTGCCGTCGCAGTGCCGCCACGAGTTCGACCGGCATCAGCTCGATGGGCTGGAGCGCGCAGCCCGGATGCTGTTTCGCGAATCTGCGCAACGCCGGTCCAAAACATTCGGTCCACAGCGTGCCGTAGTGGCCGAACCGCAGTTGCCGGCCCGCCTGTCGCGCCTCGCTCACCGCCTCTCCCGCCGCGGCGAGGATCTCGCGCGCCCGGCGGAGGAAAGCTTCGCCGGCCGGCGTGAGCACCGTGGCGGTGTGGTGTCGCCGCAGCAACGTTACCCCAAGCTCCGCCTCCAGATCGCGGATCTGGCGCGACAACGCCGGTTGCGTCACATGCAGCCGCTCCGCCGCGCGCGAGAAATGCAGCGTCTCCGCGACGGCGCAGAAATACCGCAGATGCCGGAGTTCCATCCCCGGATCACGCCGCATAACCAAAAGGCATGCGACCAGAAAAACACGGCATTGGTCGGGCGCGCGCCACACCGGTATTCTCAGCGCTTTCACTGCGATGAAACCGATCCTCTCCGCCCTCTTCGCCACCACGCTCGTGCCGCCCGGCCCCGCCGCCGCCACGCCAATCGCCCCGCCCACCCTGCTCCAACTCGCCGGCGTGCGGGCCGCGCCCGGTCGTCTCGCCGAAAGCGTGGTGATCCTCATCGATCTCCAACGCGATTACACGGCAGCCGGCAAACTGCCGCTCGCCGGCATCGCGCCTGCTCTGCGCGAGACCGCGCGATTGCTCGAGCGCGCCCGCGCCGCCGGCGTGCCGATCATTCACATCCGGCAGGTCAGCCCGCGCGGCCGCGGCCTGTTCGAGACCGGCACCCCCGGCGCGGAATTCGCCTCCGAAGTCACCCCGCTTGCCGGTGAGCACGTGATCGAGAAACGACTGCCAAACGCCTTCGCCGGCACGACGCTCGCCGATACGCTCGCGCAGCTCGGACGGAAGGAGCTGATCCTCGCCGGCGCCATGACTCACATGTGTGTCAGCGCCACGGCGCGGTCCGCGCTAGATCACGGCTATCACGCGACCGTGGTGGCCGATGCCTGTGCGACTCGCGATCTGCCGGCGACCGATGGCGGCGTGATCGCCGCAGCCGACGTGCACCGGGTCGCACTCGCCGAACTCGCCGACCGCTTTGCCACGGTGGTTCACACGGTCGAGAATCTTCCGGACTGAGCTAGAGGCTGTCATGCACTTTGATCGAGCAGCCCAAGGTAGGGCGCTCACTCCGTGAGCGCCGCGAATATCAGACGACTTCCCGGCGGGCAGCGGAATGCCCGCCCTACCTCAGAAACGGTTCTGCAAAAGTGTATGACAGTCTCTAGACGCACTTGCCGATCGATGCATCGACCATGGAGTTCCTGGAGACGCGACGCCCTCGTCGCGTCCTCGCCGGTGATGGCCGCCGCCGCTCCATCAGCTAGATCGTGCGCGCCGTAACCGGCGCGGCTACGCTTCGCCGCGCGCCCCATTCGCTACTTCGAACGGCTGAGCACTTTCTTCTTTTCCACCTCGAACTCCTCGTCCGACAGAATCCCGCGTTTGCGCAGATCGTCCAGCTTCAGCAAGTCGGCATACAACGCGTCGGTCCCGCTCCCGGACGGCGCGCTCATTGCGGGGGCCGGGTTCACGATGCCAGCTTTGTTTGCCTCGTTGGCCAGCAGCGCAGGATCGCCCGGCTCCAGCAGCTTCGCCTTGAGCGTGACGGCGCAAAATCCGGTCCCATACAGCGGTTTTTCCACGTCGACCGCGAGCACCTTGAGCTGCTTGCCGTGTTGCGCCCCGAAGTTGGTAGCGTCGGCCTGCGCCTCTCGTTTCAGCCGATCGATGTTACGAAAGAAAACGGAATTGGCCTTGCGCGTGAACGCGTAAGCGCCGTCGCCGAGCTCCTGCTGCGTCGCCGCGGTCGTCTCTCCCAAAACCTTGGCCGCCGAGGCGACGCTCGCGCTGGCGAGCAACAGGCAGGCCGAAAGAAGCACCTTGAAAAGCGCGGCCGGGTTCATGACCGGAGTTGAGCGCGCTGGCGTCCGCGGGTCAAGAAGCGGCGTGAGCGTGCTGCGCCGGCGACGACGCATTCGTCGCATTGTCCAATCGCGGATCGGCTTGGCCCAGGGAAATTCCAGAAAAGCGCCGCGGAACGCGGGTGTACGAGCGTCTCAAGATTGCCAACGCTCCGCTGACGGCCCGCGCGAGACTCAGCGCAGTTCGACCCACGTCGCCTCGCGCGCGCTGGCGAACACCGCTTCGATCACACGCATGTTGCCCACGGCGTCGGTCAGCGGAGTCGGCACCGGCGTGTCATCGAGAATCGCCCGCGCGAAGGCATCCGCCTGCAGCGTGTATTGGTCGCACGCCGCGAACGTCACCTCCTCGATCGCGGTGCCGCGCTGCAACCAAAGCCGCGTCGGCTGATCCGGTGGCGCGTTCACCGGAATCTCGATTTCGATCCGCCCCTGCGTGCCGTGGATCGTCGCGCGCTGATACGGCGAGAGCTGCGTCGAGCAGGTGAACGTCGTCGTACCGCGGCCAAAATCCAGCACCCCCGACGCGAGCCGGTCCGTGCCGAAACCGGGATCGC is part of the Opitutus terrae PB90-1 genome and harbors:
- a CDS encoding LysR substrate-binding domain-containing protein, giving the protein MELRHLRYFCAVAETLHFSRAAERLHVTQPALSRQIRDLEAELGVTLLRRHHTATVLTPAGEAFLRRAREILAAAGEAVSEARQAGRQLRFGHYGTLWTECFGPALRRFAKQHPGCALQPIELMPVELVAALRRQELDIALIGTVTRALQREFATQPLCTLEMQLALAADHPLAKRRLLALADLRDADWIAWDEAGFPGRAELLRDAARAAGFAPRIVGTVDSVASMFVAVATSRAVGCVLPMSRKLPHSGVVFARLRPPGIPFTMHAAWARDSRQAPLLAALATALSKVN
- a CDS encoding cysteine hydrolase family protein — encoded protein: MKPILSALFATTLVPPGPAAATPIAPPTLLQLAGVRAAPGRLAESVVILIDLQRDYTAAGKLPLAGIAPALRETARLLERARAAGVPIIHIRQVSPRGRGLFETGTPGAEFASEVTPLAGEHVIEKRLPNAFAGTTLADTLAQLGRKELILAGAMTHMCVSATARSALDHGYHATVVADACATRDLPATDGGVIAAADVHRVALAELADRFATVVHTVENLPD
- a CDS encoding SHOCT domain-containing protein; the encoded protein is MNPAALFKVLLSACLLLASASVASAAKVLGETTAATQQELGDGAYAFTRKANSVFFRNIDRLKREAQADATNFGAQHGKQLKVLAVDVEKPLYGTGFCAVTLKAKLLEPGDPALLANEANKAGIVNPAPAMSAPSGSGTDALYADLLKLDDLRKRGILSDEEFEVEKKKVLSRSK